CCGGAGTACGTGGATGTGTACGGGATCCCCTTCTCGCTGATCCCGTTCAAGAAGGTCCCGTCCACGGCCGAGAAACCGACTCCTCCGTATCACGACGTTTATGCTGTCGAAGAAAAGGCCGCGTTCGAGATCCGGATGCCGAACGTCGAAAGCTACGTCTACGCACTTCGAGATTCCGGTATCCGGTGCGATGTCGAGTCGCTCGAGGATCTCATCATCGACCAGGAGCCCGGTGAGGTCTGGCTCGCTCCGACACGCGGCTACGTCGACAAGACAGAAACGCGGAAGGACGCGAGCGATTTCGTCCGGCAGACGCGGGATGAGTACTACAAATCCATCCGGCCCCAGCAGCTCGTCTTTCGACTCTCGCAGCTCATCCTGGAAGATCTCCTTCTGGGCTCCGAAGCGGAGCAGGAGGAGCGCGGCAAGGTCAAACTCCTCGCGCGTCATCAGCTCTTTCCCGAGATCGTGCGTATCGTGCAGGAGTACATCAAGAAGAAGGTCCGACTCCTGCCGGGCGTCGACGAGAGAGAGCTCGGGCTGGAACGATACGCGCGCCTCTTGCGAGAGCGGATTCGCGACAACATCCTTCCCGCCGCTGCATCGGACGAAGGGAAGCTCCTGCCGATTCTGAATTCATGGGAGCCCTATGCTACGACCGCCAACGTCAACTACAAGACCACGCGGCCGATCAAACGGCTCGTGAAGAGCCATCTCAACGCCGCGGTCCTTCGAAGCGACTGGGAGCGGCTCGCGATCGACGTGATGGAGGATCTGGATTGCGTCGAGTGCTTCACCCCGAACGACCGGCAGATCGGGCTCATGGTCCCCTACGAGCATGAGGAACATCCGCACGCCTACGAGCCGGACTTCATCGTGCGCCTCCAGAACAACACGCTGGTCATGCTCGAGATCAAGGGGAGAGCGGGGAGGATCCACGCGGAAGACCAGGTACATGCGAAGAACGCCGCCGCGAGGAAATGGGTCGCGGCGGTCAACAACCTCGGGAAGTACGGCCGCTGGGCGTTCGAAATCTGCGAGGACCCGGCGAAGCTCCGATCGATCCTTGAGAAGCACGCCGGGGTTCCCCAGCTCGTGAAGATCTTCCGCCACGCGGAGCCGACCCGCGAGACCGCGTGGAAAACGTGTGTCCCCCTCACGACGCTGCAGGCCGCAGCCGGTGCGTTCGGGGAAGAACAGCTCAGCCTCGACCGTTACGACGAGTGGCATGGCCGGTGGATCACATGGGACGATCCGCCGGAGTTCGAGGAAGGGATGTTCGTGGCGCAGGTCCACGGAAAGTCGATGGAGCCTCTGATCCCGTCCGGCGCGCACTGCCTCTTCCGCCCGCCGCGGGCCGGCACGCGCCAGGGCAAGATCCTTCTCGTCTGGCACTCCGGCATCACCGATCCCCACACCGGCGGCACCTACACGGTGAAAATCTACGAGAGCGAGAAACGCGGCGCCGACGAGGGCGAGTGGGAGCACGTCCGCATCACCCTCAAACCCAAGAACCCCGACTTCCCTCCGATCGTCCTCGAACCGAAGGACGAGGGCGAGGTGCGGGTGGTGGCGGAGTTCGTGGAGGTGGTGGGGTAGGCCCTTCCCGATCCGCGGGGTGAATCGTATGCACTACGGATAGAGCCATCAATCCACAGCGCGCGAGGGACGACCTAACCATATTCTCCACAAGTGGTTGCAAGCGTTTCCCCTCCCTGTTTCTTTCCGGTCCGGGCGTCATCTTTGGCCTTTCGGAGATGAGTTCGGACAGCTAGCATAAACCTGCTCGACGAGATGTCCACGCTCCCGGGGGCAGGTCTTGGTCGAGCGGAGAGGAGGTGACTTCCACGAACACCGGACCGACGTAAGAACGAGAGGACCAACCTCGAAGCAACTATTCGCCGCATAGAGCATACTACTGACTGCTGTCTTTTGTAGGTATATCGTTTCTACATTAAATGAGAGGGAACATGAAATGACGATTGTTCAGAACCATCTTCACCCGGTCCTCGCCGAGGACCGGAGAAAGGAAGCATGTCTTGGAAATTCTAATTCGGCGGCGAATTCGGAGTCTTCTTGCCAACGTCCCCTCGGTGTCGAACAAGGCGAGGATCTACTCCACAGAGAGTCGATTCGACTTTCGCTTCGCAATGGGGCTCCCACGATGGCTCATCGCCTGGGTTGCTATACTTTTCAAACGGATGTTCCATTAGGCCGATCGGGCACAGGTGGGGGGGCGCTTCGTGCCCCCCCATTTCCTGTGCAATGCCGGCAATTCTGGCGGAAATCCGGAAACGCCCTACCGAATTCACTGAGAACCGCCAGGACCTCCCCGAACCTCCCAGGTCCCGTCAAGAAGGGAACGTTCGCAACTTCGTCCGCATTCCCCCCGTCACTCTCAAGCTCCCCGTGCACAGCGCCTGGTCGCTCGGGAGCCGGGTCGTGGGCGGCATGGGGCCGCAGAGGAACCCGGCTCTGCTGCACGGGTCGCTGTTGGGAGCGGGAGTGAGGGGAGCGAGCCTCCAGGAAAGAGCGCCCGGAGCCTGACGATCCACCGGCTCCGCCCCCGGACATTGCCCTTGTCGTCTCCTCCACTCTTCTTGCGGCACGGTCTTTGCCGGCCCCTCAGCGGGGGGGGCGAGTCCCGGCCGGAGCGAGCATGAACATCGTCGCAGATGATCGGGAAGAGAACGCAGGAGTTGTCGAGAGCCTGCGGGAGATGAAAGATGTCCACGTCGAAATCCGACGCCTGCGGATTGGAGACTACCTGGTCGCCGGGAGGGTGCTCTTTGAACGGAAGACCCTGGCGGACTTCGCCGTCTCTCTCATCGACGGACGCCTCTTCCGGCAGTCCGCCTGGCTCGCCTACCAGATACTGCCGGCCGTCTACATCGTCGAAGGTGAGGCTTGCGACGCGATGAGGTGTGGGGTGAGTCGGGAGGCGATCCAAGGCGCTCTCGTCACGCTCAGCGTGATCTACGGCTTTCCCGTGATTCGCACAACGGATCCGAAAGAAAGCGCTCGGCTGATCTCCTACGCCTGCGACCAGATCGATCGGGCGAGAAGAGAAGCGATCGCCCGTCCGGGCTACCGTCCAAAGGGCAAACGGAAACGCCAGCTCTTCATCCTTCAAGGATTGCCGCAGGTGGGGCCCGTCCGAGCGCGGCTCCTCCTCGACGCTTTCGGGAGCGTGAGAGGGGTCTTCCTCGCCGGGCAAGATGAGCTCCGTCGCCTGAAGGGGATCGGCGAAGGGACCGCGGAGGCGATCGAATGGGCGGTCTCTGAGGGTTGAGTCGCTGTAGGAGCCGCGACGACAGCTGCCCCTACGGGGGCTCGTCGGTCACACCGAGGGACGGAGTCCCGCTCGCCGCAACATCCAGGTGAACCACGCGACGGACGCGACGACATCTCGAGTTTCATAGCCCGGCACCGGAACTGCTTCGTGAAGGAAGGATGGAGGCGAAGCGGATAGGGCGGCTCGGTGAGATGCTGATGTCTCGAGGGTGTGGCGGGCCTGAGGCCCTTGCCGATTCGAGCCTACAGGCGAAGCAACGCTCGGAGCCGATCCTTCACTTCAGTCCGGAGAGACTCGGGAGCTTTGCCGAGCTTGTGTTTGATCATCGCCTTGTGGATTGTATAGAGATTCCAGCAGAGGACCGTGAACGACACCTTGAGGCCGGTCTCCTTGAAGTCCGGATGGCTGTCGAGCACGGGCACGTTGTAGATACCGTGAATGAGTCGGGACGTGATCGGGATGAACACCGCATGTGAACTGGAAGGACTCCCCTCTCCGTCGGTCAGCGCGAGTAGCGTTCCCTCCAGAGGCTCCGCAATGAACACGGGACGCTTCTTGGCCTCCGGCTTGTCCGTGAAAGGGTACTCGACCAAGCAGATGTCGCCGGGGGAGAGTGGCATGTGCGCGCTTACTCGTAGATGTCTTCCGACTTATCCAGCCAGAAGTCGAGGCTACCCGATGCCTCGATCTTTCGCAGGTGAATCCAATCTTCCAGCGTTAGAACGCACTCGGGATTGAGAACCAGCGTCCAGTGTTCGGGAATGACCAGGTCAACGGACGGCCCGAGCGCACGATCGCGAGCGTCGTAGTCGATGGCGATTCCTGTCATTGGGCTCCCTCCTGTCGCACAACTCGAACATCCCGCCCGGCAACGTATTGCCCATCGAGGAAGAACGAAATTCTCACTCGTCCTGGACGGGGAACCCGCAGAGGGGGTAACCCGAAGTTGAGTTCGATCACGGACAACTTGTCCGGCGGACCCTTCACGGGACCGGACAGGCGACCGATCTCGATGCGGGGTTCGTCAAGATACTCGAGGACCAATTCTCCCTTGTGATCGTCCGAAGAGACTTCCGTAACGGCAACGAACACGTGAAAACCGGGCGTTTCGTTGCT
This Candidatus Eisenbacteria bacterium DNA region includes the following protein-coding sequences:
- a CDS encoding nuclease; this encodes MNIVADDREENAGVVESLREMKDVHVEIRRLRIGDYLVAGRVLFERKTLADFAVSLIDGRLFRQSAWLAYQILPAVYIVEGEACDAMRCGVSREAIQGALVTLSVIYGFPVIRTTDPKESARLISYACDQIDRARREAIARPGYRPKGKRKRQLFILQGLPQVGPVRARLLLDAFGSVRGVFLAGQDELRRLKGIGEGTAEAIEWAVSEG
- a CDS encoding type II toxin-antitoxin system PemK/MazF family toxin, whose product is MPLSPGDICLVEYPFTDKPEAKKRPVFIAEPLEGTLLALTDGEGSPSSSHAVFIPITSRLIHGIYNVPVLDSHPDFKETGLKVSFTVLCWNLYTIHKAMIKHKLGKAPESLRTEVKDRLRALLRL